From the genome of Eucalyptus grandis isolate ANBG69807.140 chromosome 2, ASM1654582v1, whole genome shotgun sequence, one region includes:
- the LOC104417282 gene encoding probable pectate lyase 18 has translation MAVAMPTLSLLLLVFFLAAWPIFSSPVQDPEGVVHEVHQSIANATRNRRGLGYLSCGTGNPIDDCWRCDPNWEKNRQRLADCAIGFGKNAVGGRDGRIYVVTDSGDDDPVNPKPGTIRHAVIQDEPLWIIFQRDMSIQLKEELIMNSFKTLDGRGASVHIAGGPCITVQFVTNIIIHGLHIHDCKQGGNANVRSSPRHYGWRTISDGDGVSIFGGSHIWVDHCSLSNCKDGLIDAIEGSTAITISNNYMTHHDKVMLLGHSDSYTRDKNMQVTIAFNHFGEGLVQRMPRCRHGYFHVVNNDYTHWEMYAIGGSADPTINSQGNRFAAPDNRFSKEVTKHEVAPQSEWRNWNWRSEGDLLLNGAFFTPSGAGASSSYAKASSLGARPSSLVGTITGNAGTLGCKKGSRC, from the exons ATGGCCGTGGCAAtgcccactctctctctcctcctcctcgtcttcttcctcgctgcGTGGCCCATCTTCTCCTCCCCTGTCCAGGACCCGGAGGGGGTAGTACATGAAGTACACCA GAGCATCGCCAATGCCACCCGGAACCGGAGGGGCCTCGGCTACCTCTCCTGCGGGACCGGGAACCCGATCGACGACTGCTGGCGGTGCGACCCCAACTGGGAGAAGAACCGCCAGCGCCTCGCCGACTGCGCCATCGGGTTCGGCAAGAACGCCGTCGGGGGCCGCGACGGCAGGATCTACGTGGTCACCGACTCCGGCGACGACGACCCCGTCAACCCTAAGCCCGGGACCATCCGCCACGCCGTCATCCAGGACGAGCCGCTCTGGATCATCTTCCAGCGCGACATGTCGATCCAGCTCAAGGAGGAGCTGATCATGAACTCCTTCAAGACCCTCGACGGCCGCGGGGCCAGCGTCCACATCGCCGGCGGGCCCTGCATCACCGTCCAGTTCGTCACCAACATCATCATTCATGGCCTCCACATCCACGACTGCAAGCAGGGAGGGAATGCCAATGTGCGGTCCTCGCCCCGGCACTACGGGTGGCGGACGATATCGGACGGCGACGGAGTGTCGATCTTCGGCGGGAGCCACATCTGGGTCGACCACTGCTCACTGTCCAACTGCAAGGACGGGCTCATCGACGCCATCGAGGGCTCCACCGCCATCACCATCTCCAACAATTATATGACTCACCACGACAAGGTTATGCTGCTCGGCCACAGCGATTCCTACACACGGGACAAGAACATGCAGGTCACCATTGCCTTCAACCACTTCGGCGAAGGCCTCGTCCAGAGAATGCCGAG ATGCAGGCATGGCTATTTCCATGTGGTCAACAATGACTACACCCATTGGGAGATGTACGCCATCGGGGGGAGTGCAGATCCTACCATCAATAGCCAAGGCAACAGATTTGCTGCTCCAGACAACAGATTTAGCAAAGAG GTAACCAAGCACGAGGTTGCACCACAGAGCGAGTGGAGGAACTGGAACTGGAGGTCTGAGGGAGACCTCTTATTGAACGGAGCCTTCTTCACTCCATCTGGCGCCGGAGCTTCTTCGAGCTACGCCAAAGCATCGAGCTTGGGCGCGAGGCCATCCTCCTTGGTGGGCACCATCACCGGCAATGCCGGTACTCTCGGTTGCAAGAAAGGCTCCCGCTGCTGA
- the LOC104417293 gene encoding BTB/POZ and TAZ domain-containing protein 1, whose amino-acid sequence MESNRTSPAPPPAVPSGGSRGLAGPTSARAKRSFLRELPEPDVFVVTSGGRRIPAHTGILASVSPVLENLIYRPSKRRSSEKIVPILGVPCNAVSAFIEFVYSSRCTEEEMEKYDVHLLALAHVYSVPQLKQRCVESLRQRLIVDSVVDLLQLSRLCSSPELELRCMKLVHHQFKAVEQTEGWRFLQHHDPWLELDILHFIDESESRKKRTKRQRDDQKLYLQLSEAMDCLEHICTEGCTTVGPHDADPATARKEPCGKFATCQGLQTLIRHFAACGKRVSGGCGGCKSVWRLLRLHAAVCDQSDSCKVPLCRQLKLRSQREKRKDGARWRLLARKVASAKAMSSLSQAMMRRRRPEEVLEMFSRSSRARGGTRSFKLGK is encoded by the exons ATGGAAAGCAACCGAACCAGCCCCGCCCCGCCGCCCGCCGTCCCCTCCGGCGGCTcccgcggcctcgccggcccgacGTCCGCGCGGGCCAAGCGATCCTTCCTCAGGGAACTGCCCGAACCCGACGTTTTCGTCGTCACCTCCGGCGGCCGGCGCATCCCCGCGCATACCGGAATTCTG GCGTCGGTGTCGCCGGTATTGGAGAACCTCATATACAGACCCAGTAAGCGCCGGAGCTCCGAGAAGATCGTCCCGATTCTCGGCGTTCCATGCAACGCCGTCTCCGCTTTCATCGAGTTCGTCTACTCCTCCAG GTGCacggaggaggagatggagaagTACGACGTGCATCTGCTGGCGCTGGCCCACGTGTACTCGGTCCCCCAGCTGAAGCAGAGATGCGTCGAGAGCCTGCGTCAACGGCTGATCGTCGACAGCGTGGTGGACCTCCTCCAGCTGTCGAGGCTCTGCAGCTCGCCGGAGCTCGAGCTGCGGTGCATGAAGCTCGTGCACCACCAATTCAAGGCCGTCGAGCAAACCGAAGGCTGGCGGTTCCTGCAGCACCACGACCCCTGGCTCGAGCTCGACATCCTTCACTTCATCGACGAATCGGAATCG aggaagaagagaacgAAGAGGCAGAGGGATGACCAGAAGCTGTACCTGCAGCTGAGCGAGGCGATGGACTGCCTGGAGCACATCTGCACGGAAGGGTGCACGACCGTGGGCCCGCACGACGCGgacccggccacggcgaggaaGGAGCCGTGCGGCAAGTTCGCCACATGCCAGGGGCTGCAGACGCTGATCCGCCACTTCGCCGCGTGCGGGAAGCGGGTGAGCGGCGGGTGCGGCGGGTGCAAGAGCGTGTGGCGGCTCCTGCGGCTGCACGCCGCTGTCTGCGACCAGTCCGACTCCTGCAAGGTCCCGCTCTGCAG GCAGTTGAAGCTGAGATCGCAGCGGGAGAAGAGGAAGGACGGGGCGCGGTGGAGGCTGCTGGCGAGGAAGGTGGCGTCGGCCAAGGCCATGTCGTCTCTGTCGCAGGCCATGATGAGGAGGAGGCGGCCTGAGGAAGTCCTTGAGATGTTCAGCAGATCCAGTCGCGCTCGCGGAGGAACGAGAAGCTTCAAGCTCGGCAAGTAG
- the LOC104417304 gene encoding peptide methionine sulfoxide reductase yields MASSANPALDLDLDRPDNPAHELAQFGAGCFWGVELAFQRVPGVVKTEVGYSQGHAPDPTYKLVCSGTTNHVEVVRVQFDPAVCPYADLLALFWSRHDPTTLNRQGGDVGTQYRSGIYYYNETQARLARESLEAKQLEYKDKKITTEILPAKRFYRAEEYHQQYLQKGGRQGDKQSAEKGCTDPIRCYG; encoded by the exons ATGGCCTCCTCCGCCAACCCGGCCCTGGATCTGGACCTCGACCGGCCCGACAACCCGGCCCACGAGCTCGCCCAGTTCGGCGCCGGCTGCTTCTGGGGGGTGGAGCTGGCGTTCCAGCGGGTCCCCGGCGTGGTCAAGACCGAGGTCGGGTACTCGCAGGGCCACGCGCCCGACCCGACCTACAAGCTGGTCTGCTCCGGGACGACGAACCACGTGGAGGTGGTCCGGGTCCAGTTCGACCCGGCGGTCTGCCCCTACGCCGACCTCCTCGCCCTCTTCTGGTCCCGCCACGACCCCACCACGCTGAATCGCCAG GGAGGTGATGTGGGGACGCAGTACCGGTCGGGGATATACTACTACAATGAAACGCAGGCACGCCTTGCGCGGGAATCCCTGGAAGCCAAGCAGTTGGAGTACAAGGACAAGAAGATCACGACCGAGATCCTCCCGGCGAAGAGGTTCTACCGAGCTGAGGAGTACCACCAGCAGTATCTCCAGAAGGGTGGCCGTCAAGGTGACAAACAGTCCGCCGAGAAGGGTTGCACTGACCCCATCAGATGCTATGGTTGA
- the LOC104417315 gene encoding autophagy-related protein 16 isoform X1 — MSQEEAAVAAIRHALRALRKRHLVEEGAHGPAIAALSSPILSQSSEWKEKAETLELELQQYYKAQSRLSEQLVVEVAECRALKSLLQEKEAGMSSLQLELTDARNECSQLKAELEEKFKAVELLISENQELKRQLEFMTAKAKNAEIENKMLVDRWMLQKMQDAERLNESTIQANALYEDMVDRLKASGLESFARQQVDGVVRRSEEGAEFFAESTVPSSCKHRIHAHEGGCASITFEYNSGRLISGGQDRTIKMWDARTGSLSRTLYGCLGSVLDLTLTHDNRSVIAASSSNNLYVWDVNSGRIHHTLTGHTDKVCAVDVSKFSSRHVVSAAYDRTIKIWDLQKGYCSNTIMFPSNCNALSFSMDGLTICSGHVDGNLRLWDIQTGKLLSEVAAHSLAITSISLSRNGNMVLTSGRDNLHNLFDMRSLEVCGTLRATGNRVASNWSRSCISPDDSYVAAGSADGAVYIWSISKGDIVSTLKEHTAPVLCCSWSGLGKPLCSADKNGIICTWT, encoded by the exons AT GTCGCAGGAGGAAGCGGCCGTCGCGGCGATAAGGCATGCCCTGAGGGCCCTGCGGAAGCGGCATTTGGTCGAGGAGGGCGCCCATGGCCCCGCCATCGCCGCTCTCTCGAGTCCGATCCTCTCTCAG AGTTCCGAGTGGAAAGAGAAGGCCGAGACTTTGGAACTGGAGCTTCAGCAATATTATAAAGCTCAATCGCGACTGTCAGAGCAGCTTGTGGTGGAGGTTGCAGAGTGTAGGGCATTGAAATCTCTACTGCAAGAGAAAGAGGCTGGAATGAGTTCTCTGCAACTGGAGTTGACTGACGCAAG GAATGAATGCTCACAATTGAAGGCAGAGTTGGAAGAGAAATTTAAAGCTGTAGAATTGCTTATAAGTGAGAACCAGGAGCTCAAGCGGCAACTGGAATTCATGACTGCAAAAGCTAAGAATGCAGAAATTGAGAATAAGATGTTAGTAGATCGATGGATGTTACAAAAGATGCAGGATGCTGAACGCCTTAATGAG TCAACTATTCAGGCAAATGCACTTTATGAAGATATGGTAGACCGCCTAAAGGCTAGTGGTTTAGAAAGTTTTGCCAGGCAACAAGTTGATGGTGTGGTGCGCCGGAGTGAAGAGGGTGCTGAATTCTTTGCTGAATCGACTGTTCCTTCTTCATGTAAGCATAGGATTCATGCCCATGAAGGCGGGTGTGCTTCTATAACATTTGAGTATAACTCTGGTAGGTTGATTAGTGGTGGACAGGACAGGACAataaaaatgtgggatgcaagaACTGGATCGTTGAGTCGCACACTTTACGGTTGCCTTGGTTCAGTTCTCGATCTTACTCTTACGCATGATAACAGATCTGTCATTGCAGCCAGCAGCTCAAATAATTTGTATGTATGGGATGTCAACTCAGGACGTATCCATCATACCTTAACCGGCCACACCGATAAAGTTTGCGCAGTAGATGTAAGCAAGTTTTCCAGCCGTCATGTAGTGAGCGCAGCTTATGACCGTACCATCAAAATTTGGGATTTGCAGAAAGGTTACTGCAGTAACACAATCATGTTTCCCAGCAACTGCAATGCACTTAGCTTCAGCATGGATGGCCTTACTATATGTTCTGGTCATGTAGATGGCAACCTTCGTTTGTGGGATATTCAAACAGGGAAGTTGCTGAGTGAAGTTGCCGCACATTCGCTTGCTATCACGTCCATCTCTCTTTCGCGAAATGGAAATATGGTTTTAACCAGTGGAAGAGACAATTTGCATAATCTATTTGATATGAGGTCACTTGAAGTTTGCGGGACATTGAGAGCTACTGGGAATAGAGTTGCCTCTAACTGGAGTAGGTCCTGTATCAGCCCAGACGACAGCTATGTAGCTGCTGGGTCTGCTGATGGAGCTGTTTATATATGGTCTATATCAAAAGGTGATATTGTGAGCACACTGAAGGAGCATACTGCTCCCGTACTCTGTTGTTCGTGGAGTGGTCTTGGGAAACCATTGTGCTCGGCAGATAAAAATGGAATTATTTGTACATGGACATAG
- the LOC104417315 gene encoding autophagy-related protein 16 isoform X2 gives MSQEEAAVAAIRHALRALRKRHLVEEGAHGPAIAALSSPILSQSSEWKEKAETLELELQQYYKAQSRLSEQLVVEVAECRALKSLLQEKEAGMSSLQLELTDARNECSQLKAELEEKFKAVELLISENQELKRQLEFMTAKAKNAEIENKMLVDRWMLQKMQDAERLNEANALYEDMVDRLKASGLESFARQQVDGVVRRSEEGAEFFAESTVPSSCKHRIHAHEGGCASITFEYNSGRLISGGQDRTIKMWDARTGSLSRTLYGCLGSVLDLTLTHDNRSVIAASSSNNLYVWDVNSGRIHHTLTGHTDKVCAVDVSKFSSRHVVSAAYDRTIKIWDLQKGYCSNTIMFPSNCNALSFSMDGLTICSGHVDGNLRLWDIQTGKLLSEVAAHSLAITSISLSRNGNMVLTSGRDNLHNLFDMRSLEVCGTLRATGNRVASNWSRSCISPDDSYVAAGSADGAVYIWSISKGDIVSTLKEHTAPVLCCSWSGLGKPLCSADKNGIICTWT, from the exons AT GTCGCAGGAGGAAGCGGCCGTCGCGGCGATAAGGCATGCCCTGAGGGCCCTGCGGAAGCGGCATTTGGTCGAGGAGGGCGCCCATGGCCCCGCCATCGCCGCTCTCTCGAGTCCGATCCTCTCTCAG AGTTCCGAGTGGAAAGAGAAGGCCGAGACTTTGGAACTGGAGCTTCAGCAATATTATAAAGCTCAATCGCGACTGTCAGAGCAGCTTGTGGTGGAGGTTGCAGAGTGTAGGGCATTGAAATCTCTACTGCAAGAGAAAGAGGCTGGAATGAGTTCTCTGCAACTGGAGTTGACTGACGCAAG GAATGAATGCTCACAATTGAAGGCAGAGTTGGAAGAGAAATTTAAAGCTGTAGAATTGCTTATAAGTGAGAACCAGGAGCTCAAGCGGCAACTGGAATTCATGACTGCAAAAGCTAAGAATGCAGAAATTGAGAATAAGATGTTAGTAGATCGATGGATGTTACAAAAGATGCAGGATGCTGAACGCCTTAATGAG GCAAATGCACTTTATGAAGATATGGTAGACCGCCTAAAGGCTAGTGGTTTAGAAAGTTTTGCCAGGCAACAAGTTGATGGTGTGGTGCGCCGGAGTGAAGAGGGTGCTGAATTCTTTGCTGAATCGACTGTTCCTTCTTCATGTAAGCATAGGATTCATGCCCATGAAGGCGGGTGTGCTTCTATAACATTTGAGTATAACTCTGGTAGGTTGATTAGTGGTGGACAGGACAGGACAataaaaatgtgggatgcaagaACTGGATCGTTGAGTCGCACACTTTACGGTTGCCTTGGTTCAGTTCTCGATCTTACTCTTACGCATGATAACAGATCTGTCATTGCAGCCAGCAGCTCAAATAATTTGTATGTATGGGATGTCAACTCAGGACGTATCCATCATACCTTAACCGGCCACACCGATAAAGTTTGCGCAGTAGATGTAAGCAAGTTTTCCAGCCGTCATGTAGTGAGCGCAGCTTATGACCGTACCATCAAAATTTGGGATTTGCAGAAAGGTTACTGCAGTAACACAATCATGTTTCCCAGCAACTGCAATGCACTTAGCTTCAGCATGGATGGCCTTACTATATGTTCTGGTCATGTAGATGGCAACCTTCGTTTGTGGGATATTCAAACAGGGAAGTTGCTGAGTGAAGTTGCCGCACATTCGCTTGCTATCACGTCCATCTCTCTTTCGCGAAATGGAAATATGGTTTTAACCAGTGGAAGAGACAATTTGCATAATCTATTTGATATGAGGTCACTTGAAGTTTGCGGGACATTGAGAGCTACTGGGAATAGAGTTGCCTCTAACTGGAGTAGGTCCTGTATCAGCCCAGACGACAGCTATGTAGCTGCTGGGTCTGCTGATGGAGCTGTTTATATATGGTCTATATCAAAAGGTGATATTGTGAGCACACTGAAGGAGCATACTGCTCCCGTACTCTGTTGTTCGTGGAGTGGTCTTGGGAAACCATTGTGCTCGGCAGATAAAAATGGAATTATTTGTACATGGACATAG
- the LOC104434236 gene encoding leucine-rich repeat receptor-like serine/threonine/tyrosine-protein kinase SOBIR1 — translation MALAAAGSRLALLAALHLLLFLSAHAGLSLDRSDLRSLADVQAALGIITAGERNSSSTAAAAPCPCSSHGVVCERRLSSGGDGGAYVLRVTRLVLKSRRLQGSLSPAIGRLAELKELTLADNELVDGVPSRIADCKKLEILDLRNNRFSGEVPAELSSLVRLRVIDLSSNEFAGDLSFLKNFPNLEILALSGNLFAGKIPASVRSFRNLRVFDVSGNDFLEGPVPVLEGVDVELPDSGIPRRYVLAENSLPPSTRRNASASASAFAKAPASQSPSPSGTGQEPHKKNKRKSGRLVLGFVVGALAGSVSGFVFSLLFKLITAAIRGAGKKQSFVLFSSQIKRPEDLAFLEKDDGLAELEIIGSGGCGEVYKAQLPSDGMVIAIKKIIQPPQDTTELNEDDSKALNKKMRQIQSEIRTVGQIRHRNLLPLLAHVPRPNCHYLVYEFMKNGSLQDVLTQVSQGSRELAWPARHRIAIGIASGLEYLHMDHSRRIIHRDLKPANVLLDDDMEARIADFGLAKAMPDAKTHITTSNVAGTVGYIAPEYHQTLKFTDKCDVYSFGVLLGVLVMGKIPSDEFFQRTPEIGPVNWLRKVMTSDNPSEAVDPKLIGNGYEEQMLLVLKIACFCTLDDPKQRPNSKDVRCMLSQIKM, via the coding sequence atggccctcgccgccgccggatCCCGCCTCGCCCTCCTCGCCgccctccatctcctcctcttcctctccgcCCACGCCGGACTGAGCCTCGACCGCTCGGACCTCCGCTCGCTCGCGGACGTCCAGGCCGCCCTGGGCATCATCACGGCCGGCGAGCGGAACAGCTCTTCGACGGCGGCGGCCGCCCCCTGCCCCTGCAGCTCGCACGGCGTCGTCTGCGAGCGGCGGCTCTcgagcggcggcgacggcggcgccTACGTCCTCAGGGTCACGCGGCTCGTCCTCAAGTCGCGACGGCTCCAGGGGTCCCTCTCGCCGGCGATCGGGCGGCTCGCCGAGCTCAAGGAGCTGACCTTGGCCGACAACGAGCTCGTTGACGGAGTCCCGTCTCGGATCGCCGACTGCAAGAAGCTGGAGATCTTGGACCTCAGGAACAACCGGTTCTCCGGCGAGGTTCCGGCCGAACTCTCGTCGCTCGTTCGGCTTCGCGTGATCGACCTCTCTTCGAATGAATTCGCCGGGGACTTGAGTTTCTTGAAGAATTTCCCCAACCTGGAGATTCTTGCTCTGTCGGGCAACCTGTTCGCTGGGAAAATCCCAGCTTCTGTACGTTCGTTTCGGAACCTCCGGGTGTTCGATGTTTCTGGGAACGATTTTCTTGAAGGCCCTGTGCCGGTCTTGGAGGGAGTCGATGTCGAGCTCCCTGATTCTGGGATTCCAAGAAGATATGTTCTTGCTGAGAATTCGCTCCCTCCAAGTACGCGACGCAacgcttctgcttctgcttctgcttttgCAAAAGCACCGGCATCGCAATCCCCGTCGCCATCGGGAACGGGTCAAGAGCCTCACAAGAAAAACAAGAGGAAGTCGGGTAGGTTGGTGCTCGGGTTTGTGGTAGGAGCGCTCGCCGGCAGCGTATCCGGGTTCGTCTTCTCGCTGCTGTTCAAGCTGATCACTGCGGCCATACGAGGTGCAGGTAAGAAGCAAAGTTTTGTGCTCTTCAGCTCTCAAATCAAGAGACCGGAGGACTTGGCTTTCCTCGAGAAAGATGACGGGTTAGCCGAGCTGGAGATCATCGGAAGTGGCGGATGCGGAGAGGTGTACAAGGCTCAGTTACCTAGCGACGGCATGGTTATtgcaatcaagaagatcattcagCCCCCACAAGACACGACGGAGCTGAACGAAGATGATAGCAAGGCGCTGAACAAGAAAATGCGACAGATTCAATCCGAGATAAGAACGGTCGGGCAAATTCGGCACCGGAACCTGCTGCCTTTGTTGGCTCACGTCCCCCGTCCAAACTGCCACTACCTTGTCTACGAATTCATGAAGAACGGGAGCTTGCAAGATGTGCTGACTCAGGTCTCGCAGGGAAGCAGAGAGTTAGCTTGGCCTGCAAGGCACAGGATCGCCATAGGAATCGCGTCGGGACTCGAGTACCTTCACATGGACCACAGCAGGCGGATAATACATAGAGATCTCAAGCCCGCGAATGTTCTTCTAGACGATGACATGGAAGCCCGAATCGCAGATTTCGGGCTCGCAAAGGCCATGCCGGATGCGAAGACGCATATTACGACTTCTAACGTGGCCGGGACTGTGGGGTACATCGCGCCTGAGTATCACCAGACGCTCAAGTTCACAGATAAGTGTGATGTATACAGCTTTGGCGTCTTGCTGGGAGTGTTGGTGATGGGAAAGATACCGTCGGATGAATTCTTCCAGCGCACACCAGAAATCGGCCCGGTCAATTGGCTGAGGAAAGTGATGACTTCGGATAATCCAAGCGAGGCCGTCGATCCAAAGTTGATCGGCAACGGATACGAGGAGCAAATGCTGCTGGTTCTGAAGATCGCTTGCTTCTGTACTCTGGACGATCCGAAGCAGAGGCCAAACAGCAAGGATGTCAGGTGTATGCTGTCTCAGATCAAGATGTGA
- the LOC104417333 gene encoding protein SIEVE ELEMENT OCCLUSION B gives MAGVPAPSHLPRAQPRGGHRMFAASDDSAMMKQIQATHTPDGREVDVKPILGLIESLFRHATPGIDGALSGKHGAEEASSEEKAYLASFDSVLEGLPYIIQKISCELSCKCSGGGDAHGTTMAIFNMISAYSWDAKVVLALAAFGVNYGEFSLMIQLYSRNPLAKSVALLKQLPDMMVHSNALKTQFDALHNLIVAMVDVTKCIIQFSELPPQYIASETPPLSTALTHIPTAVYWTIRSIVSCASQIASLIGLGNEYMPSTTEAWELSSLAYKIGSIYDHLKKQLAICYQHIDEKMHFEAFQTLIRLFDRSHMDNMTILKHLICLKDDIHPLVDVSKKSRVSLEVLRKKTVLLLISDLDIATEDIDYLHLIYKEPSAKPASQFEIVWLPIVDIDPRSAAWDVNHQQKFEALQSIMPWYTVHHPSILEPAVIRYIREVWRFSKRVIIVALDPQGKLASPNALHMIRIWGSLAFPFTKEREEALWKEESWKLSLIIDGLDDGTISKWTEQGSYICLYGGEDLGWIRKFTNAAKNVAKIANIPLGMIYLGKSNAKERVKRIAAAITSENLSHCWKDPRYFWFFWARLESMLHSKLQHGMSTENDPVMHEIMTILSYDGSDQGWAIFCHAAEPTMARAKAKNVLDSMEEINDWKDGIDEKGFIPALQDHLRQKEIDSPHHCSRLILPGIDGGIPERVVCAECGRVMEKFIMYRCCTE, from the exons ATGGCAGGCGTCCCGGCTCCTTCTCATCTTCCCAGGGCACAGCCAAGGGGAGGTCACCGGATGTTTGCAGCATCCGATGACAGTGCGATGATGAAGCAGATTCAAGCAACTCATACTCCTGATGGCCGTGAAGTCGATGTCAAGCCCATTCTTGGCCTCATTGAGAGCCTTTTTCGCCATGCTACTCCAGGCATTGATGGGGCTTTGAGT GGGAAACATGGAGCAGAGGAGGCTAGTTCGGAAGAGAAGGCCTATCTGGCGTCCTTTGATAGTGTCCTAGAGGGATTGCCTTACATCATACAAAAAATCTCCTGCGAG TTATCATGCAAGTGCAGCGGAGGTGGAGATGCCCATGGAACCACAATGGCTATATTCAACATGATATCAGCCTACTCCTGGGATGCAAAAGTAGTATTGGCACTGGCCGCCTTCGGAGTGAACTATGGAGAGTTCTCTCTGATGATCCAGCTTTACTCCAGAAACCCCCTTGCAAAATCAGTAGCTTTGCTTAAGCAATTACCCGATATGATGGTGCACTCGAATGCCTTGAAAACACAGTTCGATGCACTCCACAATCTCATTGTTGCTATGGTGGATGTGACCAAGTGCATTATCCAGTTCAGCGAGCTACCACCTCAGTACATTGCATCTGAGACGCCCCCACTGTCAACTGCCCTGACCCATATTCCCACTGCAGTCTACTGGACTATCCGCAGCATCGTTTCTTGTGCTTCACAAATTGCTAGCCTGATAGGGTTGGGGAACGA ATACATGCCATCAACCACTGAAGCATGGGAATTATCCAGCTTAGCCTACAAGATCGGTAGCATATACGACCACCTTAAGAAGCAACTCGCCATCTGTTACCAACATATAG ATGAAAAAATGCATTTCGAAGCTTTCCAGACGCTGATACGCCTGTTCGACAGGAGTCATATGGACAATATGACCATTCTCAAGCATTTAATCTGTCTCAAGGACGACATACATCCGCTGGTGGACGTTAGCAAAAAATCAAGG GTCAGCCTCGAAGTGCTGAGAAAGAAAACAGTGTTGCTACTAATATCAGATCTCGACATTGCCACTGAAGACATCGACTATCTCCACCTCATCTACAAAGAACCTAGTGCAAAGCCTGCGAGCCAGTTCGAAATAGTGTGGCTTCCAATTGTCGACATCGATCCAAGGTCAGCTGCTTGGGATGTGAACCATCAGCAGAAATTTGAGGCGCTGCAGAGCATCATGCCATGGTACACTGTCCACCACCCTTCGATCCTTGAACCGGCCGTGATCAGGTACATAAGAGAGGTGTGGCGTTTCTCGAAGAGGGTCATCATAGTAGCTCTGGATCCACAGGGGAAGTTGGCGAGTCCCAATGCCCTCCACATGATCCGGATATGGGGAAGTTTAGCCTTCCCTTTCACTAAGGAGCGAGAGGAAGCGCTGTGGAAGGAGGAAAGTTGGAAACTTTCGCTGATCATCGATGGCTTAGACGATGGGACTATATCGAAATGG ACGGAACAAGGATCATACATTTGTCTATATGGAGGTGAGGACCTTGGTTGGATCAGGAAGTTCACAAACGCAGCCAAAAATGTCGCTAAGATTGCTAATATCCCGTTGGGAATGATATACTTGGGAAAGAGCAATGCCAAGGAGCGAGTGAAGAGAATTGCAGCAGCGATCACTTCAGAGAATCTGAGTCACTGCTGGAAAGACCCCAGATACTTCTGGTTCTTTTGGGCAAGACTCGAGAGCATGCTCCACTCGAAGTTGCAACATGGGATGTCCACTGAAAATGACCCAGTAATGCACGAGATCATGACGATACTCAGCTACGATGGGAGTGACCAAGGATGGGCTATTTTCTGCCATGCTGCGGAACCAACGATGGCGAGAGCCAAGGCCAAGAATGTCTTGGACAGCATGGAGGAGATCAACGACTGGAAGGATGGTATAGATGAGAAGGGTTTCATTCCTGCGCTGCAGGACCATCTAAGACAGAAGGAGATTGACAGTCCGCACCACTGCAGCCGCCTGATCCTGCCCGGGATCGATGGAGGAATCCCAGAGAGGGTCGTGTGTGCAGAGTGTGGCCGCGTTATGGAGAAGTTCATCATGTACCGCTGCTGCACCGAATAA